One Brassica napus cultivar Da-Ae chromosome C2, Da-Ae, whole genome shotgun sequence DNA window includes the following coding sequences:
- the LOC106427314 gene encoding uncharacterized protein LOC106427314: MSRPTMIVFLLVILIVTSQFEWRQPLLELDAAPSLSLKHQQLAKREEAVKEKIILSQERHIQRLNDMVRSLQMQLLRCRGENETQNATETSRLNKQFIELERKPIVED; this comes from the exons atgtCGAGGCCGACCATGATCGTCTTTCTTCTAGTCATACTCATTGTCACCTCTCAGTTTGAGTGGAGGCAACCGCTTCTTGAGCTTGATGCTGCTCCTAGCTTGTCTCTGAAACACCAGCAACTTGCAAAGAGGGAAGAAGCTGTCAAAGAGAAG ATCATCTTGTCACAAGAGAGGCATATCCAGAGGCTAAATGACATGGTACGAAGTCTTCAAATGCAGTTACTGCGATGCAGAGGAGAGAACGAGACACAAAACGCCACTGAAACCTCCCGTCTCAACAAACAGTTTATTGAGCTCGAGAGGAAACCCATTGTGGAAGACTAG
- the LOC106427323 gene encoding NAC domain-containing protein 89, with translation MEAEAMGGFKDTAASVEAATVFPGFKFSPTDVELISYYLKRKMDGLERSVEVIPETDIYNFEPWDLPDKSIVKSDTEWFFFCARGKKYPHGSQNRRATKMGYWKATGKERDVKSSSQVIGTKRTLVFHIGRAPKGERTEWLMHEYCMEGVSTDDALVVCRLRRNKEFHTSTSQKAPEPDLPAEKHMIMQNGGGASSSSAHDWASMVDFYLAGESGEELLNEIAETSENLQVHTEEDFFADILKDEIINVDEAVTTGNIANEVPTLESASKAIRVLPLPSMIDKQMASLLEESPSQQKKGKGSSGTDQLSSCFVGIYSIKTVNRVRWDVIICLVAFIVMFFCLE, from the exons ATGGAGGCGGAGGCGATGGGAGGTTTTAAGGATACGGCGGCGTCAGTGGAAGCGGCCACGGTGTTTCCGGGGTTCAAGTTCTCGCCGACGGACGTGGAGCTGATCTCGTATTACCTGAAGCGGAAGATGGATGGTTTGGAGCGGTCCGTTGAGGTTATACCGGAAACTGATATTTACAACTTCGAGCCTTGGGATTTGCCCG ATAAGTCGATAGTTAAATCTGATACGGAATGGTTCTTCTTCTGTGCCCGAGGCAAAAAGTATCCACATGGGTCACAGAACAGGAGAGCAACCAAGATGGGATACTGGAAAGCCACTGGGAAAGAACGTGACGTGAAGTCTTCTTCTCAAGTCATTGGAACCAAGAGGACGCTTGTCTTCCATATCGGCCGTGCACCAAAAGGCGAAAGAACCGAATGGCTTATGCACGAGTACTGCATGGAAGGAGTTTCTACG GATGATGCTTTGGTTGTTTGCCGGCTTAGAAGGAACAAAGAGTTTCATACTAGTACAAGTCAGAAGGCACCAGAGCCAGATTTACCAGCAGAGAAGCACATGATCATGCAAAATGGTGGTGGTGCTAGTTCTAGTAGCGCACATGATTGGGCTAGCATGGTTGATTTTTACCTTGCCGGGGAGTCAGGGGAGGAGCTTCTCAATGAGATAGCAGAAACATCAGAAAATCTACAG gTGCATACTGAGGAGGATTTCTTCGCGGATATCCTAAAGGACGAAATAATCAATGTGGATGAAGCAGTCACCACGGGGAACATAGCGAACGAAGTGCCTACACTTGAATCAGCATCAAAGGCTATAAGGGTACTTCCTTTACCAAGCATGATAGACAAACAGATGGCTTCGCTGTTAGAGGAAAGTCCATCACAGCAGAAGAAAGGTAAAGGGAGCAGTGGCACGGACCAACTGTCGAGTTGCTTCGTGGGGATATACTCGATCAAAACTGTAAACAGGGTGCGATGGGACGTTATTATATGTTTAGTGGCTTTCATTGTAATGTTCTTTTGTCTAGAGTAA